In Chryseobacterium oryzae, the genomic stretch TGAATAATTGACTTTCATTTCAATGGTTCTTCCGGAAAGCTGTTCCTCAATCAATCTTATCATCATAACCTTGGAATTCGGATACGTAAATTTTTTGAAAACATAAATATTTCGGAAGTTCTTTTTAAAATGCTTTTGAGGATTCAGCTGAAAAAGTGGCATCATCTCAATACTTTGATTATTGGTAGCTTTATGAATTTTTTTGTCCTCAATTGAAAATTTCAAAGCCTCAATATCATAGCTCAAGTTAGAGTTATTTTTAAAGGTCATATCCAGAAAGATGTAATCGCTGATGACATAAACATTATTGAGCTGAAAGCTTAGATTAAAATCTTTCTCTTGTCTGATCGGATTGTTTTCAGATTTCTTTTGAATGATATCCACTGCAAATTTTCGCAGTTCCAGATTGGAAAATATCATTTTGTCAAATTCAATAGGCTGCATTGCTTCGGCTTGAATATGAATATTTGTAACGGTATTCAAGTTTTCTGAATTTCTGTAAACTGCTTTGTATTGAGCAATGAAAGATTGTCCCATAACAGTAATAATTCCGATTTTATCTCGATCAAGAAATGCACTGTGATTCACTTTCTTTACTTTC encodes the following:
- the traN gene encoding conjugative transposon protein TraN, which encodes MKSILYTLLLFAITVNAQTATKEQIISELPEIEITEGINLHIISPEPIQYVDLSTAQLTGDLPTTNIARIKITDEQKSDEKVKKVNHSAFLDRDKIGIITVMGQSFIAQYKAVYRNSENLNTVTNIHIQAEAMQPIEFDKMIFSNLELRKFAVDIIQKKSENNPIRQEKDFNLSFQLNNVYVISDYIFLDMTFKNNSNLSYDIEALKFSIEDKKIHKATNNQSIEMMPLFQLNPQKHFKKNFRNIYVFKKFTYPNSKVMMIRLIEEQLSGRTIEMKVNYSDILKADTF